A genomic stretch from Helianthus annuus cultivar XRQ/B chromosome 1, HanXRQr2.0-SUNRISE, whole genome shotgun sequence includes:
- the LOC110944607 gene encoding cysteine-rich receptor-like protein kinase 15 → MCLFFLPSNIYAYAHISFYQIDSMLVSILFLWMPILIFTATAYDFKTKYCELNTTSQTNNTIYYSNLIQVLDSLASESNLVNKLFLAKSTGIQPDIVYGLYLCRADVLPNDCRNCLLDAREDINTTCPLSKVVVTWRDVCMLRYANYSMVSVMNSAPFFEICNEVNISELASEQNRFSQVANNLMGQLSIRASNDLKKMFAYDEVSYNDTEKIYGYVQCTPDLSGSDCSKCLQESIDRLRPYCYGKKGARLVAASCNIRFEIYKFLQFTTASSDNPAKKKIPSKIVAAIVATFSVFVVTAAICYLFIVKKWFRPIASSDLQDKYADESDIIAHESLQFEFGTIEEATNNFSIENKVGEGGFGEVYKGILANGQEVAVKRLSKGSRQGSLEFKNEVALLAKLQHRNLVRLLGFCLHAEERILIYEYVPNNSLDFFLFGPTNDVKLDWSTRYRIIGGIARGMLYLHEDSRLRFVHRDLKTSNILLDQEMNPKISDFGIARIVCGSEEQAKTSRIVGTFGYMSPEYAMHGHFSVKSDVYSFGVLLLEIISGKKNTRFFQSGYTDLLCFAWSKWKCGEKLEILDTNMVDSSSENEALRCINIALLCVQEDDELRPSMASVVFMLNSDSDALPVPQHPPFVSGKRSGHTTSELQESVVWLTDASLITDVHPR, encoded by the exons ATGTGTCTTTTCTTCCTTCCTTCAAATATATATGCTTATGCCCACATATCATTTTACCAGATTGATAGCATGTTAGTTTCAATTCTCTTCCTTTGGATGCCTATTCTGATCTTCACAGCCACTGCATACGATTTTAAAACCAAATACTGTGAACTTAACACCACCAGCCAAACAAACAACACCATTTATTACTCAAATCTCATCCAAGTCCTTGACTCACTTGCTTCAGAATCCAACTTAGTTAATAAGCTATTCTTAGCCAAGAGTACTGGAATTCAACCCGACATAGTCTATGGCCTCTACCTTTGTCGGGCTGATGTTCTCCCAAACGACTGTCGTAATTGTTTGCTCGATGCCCGTGAAGATATCAACACGACATGCCCTTTGTCAAAAGTAGTCGTGACATGGAGGGACGTCTGCATGTTACGTTACGCCAATTATTCAATGGTCTCGGTGATGAACTCTGCTCCTTTTTTCGAGATCTGTAATGAAGTTAATATTTCAGAACTGGCTTCAGAGCAAAATCGGTTTTCGCAAGTTGCTAATAATCTTATGGGTCAACTATCAATACGTGCATCAAATGATCTAAAAAAGATGTTTGCATATGATGAAGTATCATACAATGATACTGAAAAGATTTACGGATATGTCCAGTGCACACCAGATTTATCGGGTTCTGATTGTAGTAAGTGTCTTCAAGAGAGCATAGATCGTTTGCGCCCATACTGTTATGGGAAAAAAGGGGCAAGATTGGTGGCCGCGAGTTGCAATATTAGATTTGAGATCTATAAGTTCTTACAATTCACAACAGCCTCATCAGACAACCCGG CGAAAAAGAAAATTCCATCAAAAATAGTTGCAGCAATTGTAGCTACATTTAGTGTTTTTGTTGTCACTGCGGCCATATGCTATTTGTTCATAGTCAAGAAATGGTTTCGTCCTATCGCAAGCAGTGATTTACAAGATAAATATGCAG ATGAAAGTGATATAATAGCTCACGAATCTTTACAATTCGAATTCGGCACAATTGAGGAAGCCACAAACAATTTCTCAATTGAGAATAAAGTAGGCGAAGGTGGGTTTGGTGAAGTATACAAG GGAATTCTTGCTAATGGGCAAGAAGTTGCTGTGAAGAGGTTATCCAAAGGGTCTAGACAAGGCTCATTGGAGTTCAAGAATGAGGTCGCATTACTAGCCAAACTTCAACACAGAAATCTAgtcagacttttaggattttgcCTTCATGCTGAGGAGAGGATCCTGATTTATGAATATGTTCCTAACAATAGCCTTGACTTCTTTTTATTTG GTCCTACAAATGATGTGAAATTGGATTGGTCAACGCGTTACAGAATAATTGGAGGAATTGCTAGAGGAATGTTGTACCTACATGAGGATTCGAGATTGCGATTTGTTCACCGGGATCTCAAAACTAGCAATATACTATTAGATCAAGAAATGAATCCAAAAATTTCAGATTTTGGAATTGCAAGGATTGTTTGCGGAAGTGAAGAACAGGCAAAGACAAGTAGGATTGTTGGAACTTT TGGGTACATGTCACCTGAGTATGCAATGCATGGTCACTTCTCTGTGAAATCCGATGTGTACAGTTTTGGTGTATTGCTTCTTGAGATTATCAGTGGAAAGAAAAACACTCGATTCTTTCAATCTGGTTACACGGACCTTCTATGCTTT GCCTGGAGTAAATGGAAATGTGGAGAAAAACTCGAGATACTAGACACAAATATGGTTGACTCAAGCTCAGAAAATGAAGCCTTACGTTGTATCAATATTGCCTTATTGTGTGTCCAAGAAGATGATGAATTAAGACCATCAATGGCGTCTGTAGTCTTCATGCTCAATAGTGACTCAGATGCATTACCTGTCCCTCAACATCCTCCTTTTGTATCTGGGAAAAGAAGTGGACATACAACATCAGAGCTACAAGAATCAGTTGTTTGGCTTACCGATGCTTCCCTTATTACTGATGTTCATCCTCGATAA